TAACATCTACAGTCATGTGATCTCCAATTTATCTCTATTAAATTCATTACAATTGATTATAGAGAGTCTACCGAAGAATACGTATCGATATCCATGTAAATTACTCTATTTTTGTAGAAAAATGCAGCGCCTAAATCAAAACGCCGTTTCATAAAATCTTGTAAAAATTACGATATGCCGACACGATAGATTGATATCCCCGACTTTGATAGAACTGAGCCGCCTGTGTGGTATCTGTGAATAGCTCAAGTCGCTCAAAATAAGCCTTTGCATATTGTTCAATATGTCCCAATAAATGCGTACCAATCTGATTAGCGCGATAGTCTGGATGGATATAGAAACGACGTAAGCGCCCAACTCGCTGCGATTCAGCAAAAGGGTCTTGATTCAGTCCAGCTACGGCAATCAAACGATCATGCTGATCATACACAACAAAAAGTGCTTCTCCGATCTGATCAAAACAATTGGTACCTGATTGAAATTCTTGTTTTAATCTATTTAAGAAGCGAAAGCCCTCACGTTCTGAATATTGGATCAAAACATCGATTTGTGCAGGCAATTCTAGGCTTCTTTCAATCCTAAAGTGGTCTGACCTCATTTTCTTCCCTTTATTTATTTCACGATGACCCTATGCTTTGCTGAATTTTCTTCAACAAACTACTGTAATCCGTAGCATTCGTGTAAACTTTGCTTTTTGATTTTTACTGTGATGACAAACATGGCAACTGTTGATCTTTTTGCAATTGGTAATGCGCTCATTGACCAAGAATTTAAGGTTTCAAATGAGTTTCTAACGCAACAGGGATTGCCAAAAGGCACAATGCATTTGGCCGATGGTGAAACACAGGCAAATTTATATCAAAAATTACAAGATACTCAAAGCTACAAGGGCCAAGCGAGTGGTGGTTCAGCAGCGAATACAACCGTTGCTTTTAGTGCCTTAGGTGGTACTGCATTTTATGGTTGCCGTGTAGGGAATGATGAACTCGGTCGCATTTATCTCGATGGCTTAAACGAAGCAGGCATCAAAACCACAACACAATCAATCAGTGAAGGCGTTACAGGTACTTGTATGGTTCTGATCAGCCCAGATTCAGAACGTACCATGCAAACCTATCTTGGGATTACCGCTGAGTTATCCGACGAGCAAATCGACCTTGAACCGCTTAAAACCGCAAAATGGCTGTATATCGAAGGTTATTTATCAACCAGTGATAGCGCTCGTGTTGCAGTTAAACAGGCACGTGAACTGGCTAAAACGCATGGCGTTAAAATTGCATTATCACTGTCTGATCCTGCAATGGTGCAATATGCACGTCAGGGTTTGGTCGAACTCTTAGATGATGGTGTAGATCTGTTATTCTGTAATGAGCAAGAAGCGCTCATGTTTACCGAAACAGACAATCTTGATGCTGCGATTGAAAGCTTAAAATTAAAAAATCAACATATTGTGATCACACAAGGCGCTAAAGGTGCTGTAATTGTTGACCAAGCACATCATTTCCATGTCAATGGTCGTGCAGTTGAAGCTGTGGATACCAATGGTGCTGGCGATGCATTCTCAGGCGCATTTTTATATGCAATCAATGCAGGTTTAAGCTTGGAAGCTGCTGCACAACTTGCTATTTTGATCTCAAGTGAGGTGGTTGCTCAATATGGACCACGTTTAAGCGTAGAAAATTACGCTAAACTCTTTGAACAATTCCAAAAAGCTCAACAGGAATGTGCATAACATGGAAAAGATTTGCATGACTGAAGAAGTCCCTGAGCGTGAGTCTCGTGCATACGACACCATGAAAGGGACCACGATTTTTATTACTCAAAAAGATGGCAGCTTCTATGCCTATCAAAACGTTTGTCCACACTTACAAACTGAACTTGAGTATTTAGAAAATCAGTTCTTGGATCAAGATAAAGAATATATTCAATGCTCTACTCATGGCGCACTGTTTTCAGTCGAAACGGGTGAATGTATTTCAGGCCCATGTCTAGGTGAATTCCTTGAGAAAGTAAATTTGGAAGTCCACTCAGATGGTGGTATCTATATTGATTAAGCCATAGATCATGAATTCTGCGATGACTGAGTTTTTCCTCAATTACTACCTGATGCCATTTCATATGAGCGTCGTGGCTTTAATTGTGCTCAGCATTGCAGAAACCATCGGGATTGTGATTGGTTTACGTCCAAGTTATTTAGTTAAAAAGCTAACACCAGAATGGTTACTCAATTCTCCTCTACTGGATGTTAAGTTTTCCAAATACCTGATCTTTGTTTTTTTACTGATTAATTTTAGTTTTGCAGGCTATTTTTTGGAACTCTCGTTCTTTGCTTTGCAGCACTACTTCATCTCACCTTACTATTTATTTGTTCCAGCACTGATCATCGATATTTTCTTTACCGTATTTATGATTCATTGCTTAGACCAAGTGATCAAGCCAAAGGTCATCCATACGCATACCAATTTGGTCGGACGTTTAGCCACCATTTCAACAGGCAATGCGCGTCCAGGCTTTTCAGCCCAAGCACGTGTCCGTGATGAATTTGGTCAATTGTATTATGTACAAGTCGAACCTGAATACGGCGAACTCGAATTACAATCCCAAGTATTGTTGATTAGCCAAAAATCCAACTCACACTATCTCGCCAAGAAAATCTCACTGTCGAATAACTTGTTTACACCAGACTAAATTTTCATTCAATAAAGCTCTTTTTTGCATAAACCCTCAGAAAATTACACTTTGTTACAAATATATAGGGCAAAAGTTTTGAATTTAGCTCTTCCCTTCTTGTTGTTTTCATGATCTCACTGACACAAAAAATACAACAGTGATACCCATCACATTTTTTAGAATAATCTCTACCTATACACTAGGTTTTATACAGCAGTCATTGTGAGAATTATTTAATTATGTAAACAACTTGATAAGTTATTGTAAATATTATTATTTTTATAATCATACTATTTTAGTTGGTTTAATATTTATTTAATTCAGTATAAATCCAATCTTTTTAATCAGATTTAAAAATATAAATACAACCGTTTTAATCAGATTTAAAAAATAATCCATATTATTTTAGTTGGTTAAAATAATTATTTTAAATATTTTAATAAAAACAATATATCCATATGATTTAAAACAAATATTTTGTTTTAAATTATTTAAAACTGCTAAAGGTTTATTTTCAATGAATTTTATTTAATAATGTTTTACATCTTCTTTAAATATGAGGCTAGGTTCTATGAACACGAGTTCTCAAGATCCAAATCGGCGACTCATCAGAGAAATCACGATTATTCTTATTATTAAAGTTGTACTTCTCTTGGTGATTAAACACATCTGGTTTGATGCGCCAACGATTCCAAAAGATTTTAACAATGAAGTTGCCGAGCGTATTGCTGGCGACATGTCCAAAACTCAGGAGACACGTTGATGATTTCTGAAAGCGTGGTCGATCTTTCGCGGTTCCAATTTGCAATGACCGCAATGTATCACTTTCTTTTCGTCCCTCTAACTTTAGGTCTGGCTTTTATTCTTGCCATCATGGAAACCACCTATGTGATTTCTGGTAAAGAAATTTATAAAGATATGACCAAATTCTGGGGGAAACTCTTCGGGATTAACTTTGCCTTAGGGGTAACCACTGGTCTGACTATGGAATTCCAGTTCGGTACTAACTGGGCTTATTATTCTCACTATGTAGGCGATATTTTCGGGGCACCGCTTGCAATTGAAGGCTTGATGGCTTTCTTCCTAGAATCCACCTTTATTGGTTTATTCTTCTTTGGCTGGGATCGCCTCTCTAAAGTACAGCACTTAGGTGTGACTTGGTTAGTAGCGATTGGCTCAAATATGTCAGCCTTGTGGATTCTCATCGCCAATGGTTGGATGCAAAACCCAGTCGGTGCTGCATTTAACTACGAAACCATGCGTATGGAACTGGTGGACTTTGGTGCACTGATCTTTAACCCTGTGGCACAAGTAAAATTTGTACATACGGTTTCTGCAGGTTATGTAACAGGTGCGATCTTTGTACTCGCCATCTCAAGCTATTACTTATTAAAGAAACGTGATTTACCTTTTGCACGCCGCTCATTCGCCATCGCTGCAATCTTCGGTTTAGCCTCAACGTTATCTGTCATTCTACTCGGTGATGAGTCTGGTTACGAGTTGGGTGATGTTCAGAAAACCAAACTTGCTGCGATCGAAGCAGAATGGCATACCGAGCCTGCACCAGCTGCATTCACCTTATTTGGTCTTCCAAATCAGCAGGAAATGCGTACCGACTATGCAATTAAAATTCCTTATGTGATGGGGATTATTGCAACACGTTCTACCGATAAAGAAGTAACGGGTTTACGTGACTTGATGAAAGAACATGAAGTACGTATCCGTAATGGTATGGTGGCCTATAGCGAGTTAGAAAAACTGCGTGCAGGTGACCGTTCTCCAGAATTGTTGGCTTCATTTGAGAAAAATCAAAAAGACTTAGGCTATGGCCTACTCTTGAAAAAATATTCTCCAAATGTGGTTGATGCGACTGAAGAACACATCCAAGCTGCAACCAAAGATACCATTCCAAACGTCGCGGCATTGTTCTTCTCTTTCCGTGCCATGGTTGCTTCTGGCTTCCTCATGTTGTTGTTATTCCTGTTCGCGACTTGGGCTGTGGCAAAACGTAATGCCGAAGATAAACCTTGGTTACTCAAATTTGCTTTGTTTGCTCTCCCTCTCCCATGGATTGCAGCTCAAACAGGTTGGTATGTGGCCGAAGGTGGTCGTCAGCCATGGTCGATTGGTGAAATTTTACCGACACACCTCTCTGCATCAAGCGTCAGCGCTGGTGACGTGTGGGGTTCGATTATCGCGCTTGCAGCGTTCTATACAGTACTGCTGATTATTGAAATGTACTTAATGATCAAATTTGCTCGTTTAGGTCCAAGTTCTTTACATACTGGTAAATATCATTTTGAAAAACTAGAAGCAAAAACTGGGGAGGCTCAATCATGATCGAATATGAACTCCTAAAAATTATCTGGTGGGTGCTCGTTGGTGTACTACTGATTGGCTTTGCACTTACCGATGGTTTCGATATGGGCTCAATGGCACTGATGCCATTTGTCGGTAAAACTGACTCTGAACGCCGTGCAGCAATCAACACCATTGCACCACACTGGGATGGTAACCAAGTCTGGTTTATTACCGCAGGTGGTGCACTGTTTGCTGCTTGGCCAATGGTCTATGCGGTTGCTTTCTCTGGCATGTATTGGGCCTTACTACTGGTGCTATTCGCCCTGTTCCTGCGACCCGTCGGCTTCGACTATCGCTCTAAATTAGAGAATACCCAATGGCGTACCTATTGGGACTGGGGTCTATGTATCGGTGGTGCCGTTCCTGCACTGGTGTTTGGTGTGGCATTCGGTAACTTGTTCTTAGGCGTACCCTTTAGCTTAGATGACACTTTACGTTCGCAATATACTGGTAGCTTCTTTGCGCTCTTAAATCCGTTTGCATTGATTTGCGGTATTGTTAGCCTATCAATGCTATGTGCGCATGGTGGTGCTTGGCTGATGCTACGTACCGATGGCAATTTGCATAACCGTTCTGCTAAAGCAACACAAATCATGGCAATCGTGTTCCTTGTGTGCTTCTTGGCTGCGGGTGCATGGTTATTGTTTGGCAATATCTCTGGTTATAGCTATGCAACTGCGGTCAATACCAATGCTGCACTGAATCCGCTTGCGAAAGATGTGGTGACCAACGCCAATCATGGTTGGTTAAACAACTATGCAACGTATCCGATCACCATGGCTGCACCTATCGTTGCGATCCTCGGTGCGCTATTGGTCATTGTCAGTGCAGCGAAACATAAAGCGGCTGTGAGTTTTACCGGTACAAGTTTAATGATTGTCGGCGCAATTCTTACTGCTGGCTTTGCCCTGTTCCCATTCTTATTACCATCAAGCATTGATCCAACTTCAAGCTTGACCATGTGGGATGCGGTTTCTAGTCATAAAACCCTTGGTGTAATGACCGTTGCTGCATGTATCTTCGTTCCTCTCATTTTGATCTATACCTCTTGGTCCTATTACAAAATGTGGGGTGTCATCACCAACAAACATATCGAAGAAAATTCACATAGTTTGTATTAATCAGGAGATATGACATGTGGTATTTTGCATGGATTCTAGGTGTCTTGATGGCATGTTTCGCAGGTGTACTCAGTGCACTTTATATCGAACATCATCAAGATTTAGATGAGGAATAATAGAATGGCTGAAGCAATGACAACACCGAAGAATAGTAAAGCGCAAGTACTTGCAATGACCATTTCGTTTTTGTTGGCATTGCCGCTTGCTGCTATTTTACTGGTCCATCCATCGCTGATGTTGGATGCCAACGGACATTACAATCATAGCTTACTAATGTTGGTGATGATTGGAATTTCTGGTGGTTTCGTACATGGGGTTGGGTTTATACCAAGATTCTGGTTATGGAAATGGTTATTTAGTCCTTATATCGCATGGCCATTAATGGTGTTGGGATATTTCATTTGGATTGGAAACTAATTTCCGAGAAATCTAAAAAAAGAGGAAGCAAGATTGCTTCCTCTTTTTTATCAACTTGATATTAAAACTTGAAAGATACAGAACCCGTTACATTACGCGGTGCACCAAAGGTTTGATTTGACGTATTCAAACGATAGCTTTTATCCGTAATATTATTGAGATTTAAACCTACGGTTAAATCTGGGCTGAGTTCATACTTCGCCATTGCATCAACCAATGTAAAAGCTTTTTGACCATTACTATCACGGGCGAAGCCGTCCATATCATAGCTGTTATAAATTTTACTCTGCCATGTCACCCCAGCCCCAACACTCAGCTTGTCTAAATCGCCAGAAAACTTATAAGTAGCGAAGAGCTTAAACTGATCTTTTGGAATATCGGTATTGATCCGATCGCCTTTTTCTTTGGTCTCTGAATAAGTATATCCGCCATTTAGATTCAGATTAGGCAGCACTTCTCCTGAAATCGCAGCCTCGAAACCTTTTGTTTTCGCCCCTTTTGCTGAACGGTAATATGTCGTCCCTGCAACGGCACCAGGCACTTCTTCGCTAGTTGCGTATTTGCCAGCATCAACAGCAACATTATCCATATTCGATTGGAATAAAGCCAAACTGGTGTTCACACGACCCGCAAACAGTTCGCCTTTAACACCTAGCTCATAGCTATCACCTTGTTTAGGATCCAGCAATTTCATTTGATAGTCTTTATTCGCTTGTGGTGAGAAGATACTGGTATAGCTAGCATAAACCGCCCAGTCAGGTGTGACATCAAAAACGATCCCTGCATAAGGCGTAAACTGATCATCAATTTTAATTTTTGTTCCACTATTTTTATTACCAGACTCGGCATAATAATCAATGCTAGAAACACGCCCACCCAATATAACTTTCAAATAATCGAGAAGATTTAAGCGAGTTGCCAAATAGCCGCCATATTGTCTAAATTGCAGCACAGAATTTCCTGCACTTGACGCTGTATATAACCCAGCAGGCTGTGCGGTATAACCATTCCAGCTTTTGATATTAATTACGCCTGTTTCACCCATTACCCGATTGTAATAAGGATCATTTTGGTCTACATCCTGAAAGTTTGCACCAAGCATTAGCTCATGTTCACGACCAAAAAGCTGATATGGTCCGGTCACACCTAAATCAACAGAATGTTCAACAGGTTTAGTATGCTGATAACCAGCAGTCACAGTTGATGTATTTTTTTCATAATCAGTGTAATAAACAGGTTTACCATCAGCACCAATGACCTGTACACGCTTGCCATCTTGCATCTTATAAACGCCAGATGTATTCGACCCAATCACACCATAAATGCTTTCTGTATCGGTGGTCGCAAAATTATAATTTGCATTCAACTTCCAACGATTTTCAAACTCATGCTGCAACTGCGCAAATGCATTTAGACTATCTGTATGGGTATAAGCCCATCGTGGGGCTGAGTTGTCCTTGCGCCCCATAGGAGAAAGAATATTCTTCGCATCAAAATTTGCGTAAGCGTGGATACTTTGGCCATCACTTTCATTACGGCTTAATGATGTACCAATACTTAAAACTGTTTTATCACTTAAATCCGCATCCACTACGCCGTATAAAATGGTTGAGGCAGCGTCACCCCATTTCTGCCAGCTATCGCCTTGTTGATGTGCTGCGACAACACGACCACGAATACTCTCTGATTCATTCAATGCTTGAGAGGCGTCAATTTCACTACGCCAGGTATTCCATGAACCATAGCTCAGCTTGGCAGATGATTGAGCATTTGCTGTTGCATGCTTACGGTTAAAATTAACACTGGCGCTTGGCAAACCACTGCCATTTAGCAAGCCAGTTGCCCCCTTAACAACAGTAATATTTTCAAAAATAGCGGTATCAATATTACTGAGTGCGGTGTTACTACGACCTTCTATCGCAGGGCTCGACAACAATCCATCAATCTGAAAGTTAATAATTTTAGAGCCACGCGAATAATACGAAGTATATTCACCACCCGTTCCCCAAGCAGATGTCGCACCATAACTTTGACGATAAATACCAGGAACCTGATCAAGCACCCCAGATACACTTGTCAGATTTTGATCTTTCATTTGTTGTTCAGTGATCACACTCACCGACTGTGGCGTTTCTTTTAAAGACAGGTCCAATTTGGTTGCCGATTTTGATTTTTTAACGGTATATGCAGAAGCTTCGTGATCCGCTTTAAGATGAATAATTGGTAAAACATCCGATTTTTTTAAATCTTCCGATTGATCTTCTGCCCACGTCATTGTTGCAGAAGCCCCAAATAGGCTGAACATAATCGCTATATATAAGTTGTGATGCTGCATTGCTCCCCCAGAAATGAAATATTTTTTTACATAGTACACAAATGATAACAATTATCAATAGCATTTGAATCATCATGTTCCGACTAAATCAATTAAGTTTTTGAATATAAGCTTTAATTTTTATTGAATTTAAATAATAATTATTATCATTATAGTTAACAGATTATTAACATGACTTTAAAACTCTTAGGGATCATGGTTTCACTGCTTGCCTGTATGAGTGTCTATCTCAGCCACACCCATCAAATTTTTCTGAAAAAGCAGTTGTCTCGGCCATTCTTTTACCTCGGACTTGTTGGCTTATTCATCGGGTTAAGCATTTTGATTTATTGCTTACCTCTTTTGGTTGCTATTTTAATCTGGCTTGCAGTTGCTACGTTCGTTTGGTCATTTGCCCCCTTCATTATGCTCATGAAAAGGCCAACTTAAATGAACATGTTTAAACAAAAACTCCAACCTGATTGGTGGACCAAAACATTTGTCGGTGCTGTTCTCGGTCTCAGCTTTGCAATGGCGATGGGAGCAATCATTCTTTTACTCAGTAAATCTAATGCTGATTCTTCGATTGCCCCACAATTAGGAATGTGGTCGATTCCATGGATTTGGCTATGCGTCTTTTTTATTGCCTATTTCATACCTAAAGGCTGGCAAAGCTTAGTGATCTACAGCATTGCCAATGTCCTTGCTTATACCCTGTTATTTTGGATAAGAGCTTAAAATGAAAATTCGTGCAGATATTATTAAAACAGGCAAAAACCTGCATACATGGGTTGGCATAAGTGCAGGTATTCTATTATTTATCTGTTTTTTTGCTGGTGGGTTAACGATGTTTCAACATCAACTTAGTCAATGGGCAGCTCCTCCTCAGCAAAAATTAGCAAAAATACAAACCAACCAATACAACCAATTAGTCGAGCAAGTTCAAGCTAAGTTCCCCGAAACACAAAAGGCATTCACTTTAAGCTTTAACTGGCCAGAAGGACATAATGCACCCATCCAATGGGAGGCAGTACATGAGGGAGCTGAAGATCATCATGGCGTTGATATTGCTCAAACAAGCATGATGGCAACACTCGATAACAATGGACAACTGATTGCCAAAGAAGAAAATGTATCTAAATTAGGTTGGCTGATTGAACAACTGCATGAAACTGCGGGTATCCCTGGCATGATGGGACACCATACCGCAGGTGTAATGGTGATGGGCGTTGTGGCTGTTTTATACTTTCTTGCCATAATGTCAGGTTTAATCGTGTTACTCCCCACGCTGATCAGTGATTATTTTGCAGTCCGCAAAGGTAAAAACAAAAAACGCTTTTGGTTAGATACGCATAATGTCATTGGCATCACCAGCTTGCCTTTTCATATCATCATTAGCGTTAGTGTCGTCGTTTTTGCTTTTCATGATATTTTTTATGGCGCACTCACTCAACTGGTTTCGAAAGATAAGCCGCTATTTGAACGTCCACCAGCCGTTAAAATTGTTGAGCCGAATCCGCAACTCGATGTAGAAAAGGTTTTTCTCAACATTCAAAAAGCAGCACCTGATTATCGGATTGATGGTATTCGTTTTAACCAGCTGGATAATCCTGAACGTGCATCTGCCTTTGTTGCTTTATATCATCCTGATCGTATGCTTCGTGGTGACACCTTCGACTATATGTCATTTAATCCATATCAAAACACCCCTTACCCAACCAAAACCCTATCCACTGAAGAAAGCTCAGCCGCT
This genomic stretch from Acinetobacter sp. C32I harbors:
- a CDS encoding PepSY-associated TM helix domain-containing protein, which codes for MKIRADIIKTGKNLHTWVGISAGILLFICFFAGGLTMFQHQLSQWAAPPQQKLAKIQTNQYNQLVEQVQAKFPETQKAFTLSFNWPEGHNAPIQWEAVHEGAEDHHGVDIAQTSMMATLDNNGQLIAKEENVSKLGWLIEQLHETAGIPGMMGHHTAGVMVMGVVAVLYFLAIMSGLIVLLPTLISDYFAVRKGKNKKRFWLDTHNVIGITSLPFHIIISVSVVVFAFHDIFYGALTQLVSKDKPLFERPPAVKIVEPNPQLDVEKVFLNIQKAAPDYRIDGIRFNQLDNPERASAFVALYHPDRMLRGDTFDYMSFNPYQNTPYPTKTLSTEESSAASLIRSMFALHFGNYGGEPIRWIYLIFGLGGAYLFYSGNILWIETRLRKQKNPNLPAPQQRKDVMFIANLTVGACLGCMLAIFTSMLIGRWAYVIPLQLQSHNHVFIYSYYLVFIACIVYSFAIGAAKALAQLFFAIAVVLLLIPATSVLAYVFPIQGLWHSTGTLIWIDVIALLFALVFIRFYQQARDRAQAAPVGSIWSTQKVDQAPSLTENQA
- a CDS encoding adenosine kinase, which translates into the protein MATVDLFAIGNALIDQEFKVSNEFLTQQGLPKGTMHLADGETQANLYQKLQDTQSYKGQASGGSAANTTVAFSALGGTAFYGCRVGNDELGRIYLDGLNEAGIKTTTQSISEGVTGTCMVLISPDSERTMQTYLGITAELSDEQIDLEPLKTAKWLYIEGYLSTSDSARVAVKQARELAKTHGVKIALSLSDPAMVQYARQGLVELLDDGVDLLFCNEQEALMFTETDNLDAAIESLKLKNQHIVITQGAKGAVIVDQAHHFHVNGRAVEAVDTNGAGDAFSGAFLYAINAGLSLEAAAQLAILISSEVVAQYGPRLSVENYAKLFEQFQKAQQECA
- the cydP gene encoding cytochrome oxidase putative small subunit CydP, with the translated sequence MNTSSQDPNRRLIREITIILIIKVVLLLVIKHIWFDAPTIPKDFNNEVAERIAGDMSKTQETR
- a CDS encoding GNAT family N-acetyltransferase — encoded protein: MRSDHFRIERSLELPAQIDVLIQYSEREGFRFLNRLKQEFQSGTNCFDQIGEALFVVYDQHDRLIAVAGLNQDPFAESQRVGRLRRFYIHPDYRANQIGTHLLGHIEQYAKAYFERLELFTDTTQAAQFYQSRGYQSIVSAYRNFYKIL
- a CDS encoding OB-fold-containig protein, whose protein sequence is MTEFFLNYYLMPFHMSVVALIVLSIAETIGIVIGLRPSYLVKKLTPEWLLNSPLLDVKFSKYLIFVFLLINFSFAGYFLELSFFALQHYFISPYYLFVPALIIDIFFTVFMIHCLDQVIKPKVIHTHTNLVGRLATISTGNARPGFSAQARVRDEFGQLYYVQVEPEYGELELQSQVLLISQKSNSHYLAKKISLSNNLFTPD
- a CDS encoding Rieske (2Fe-2S) protein; the encoded protein is MTEEVPERESRAYDTMKGTTIFITQKDGSFYAYQNVCPHLQTELEYLENQFLDQDKEYIQCSTHGALFSVETGECISGPCLGEFLEKVNLEVHSDGGIYID
- the cydB gene encoding cytochrome d ubiquinol oxidase subunit II; this translates as MIEYELLKIIWWVLVGVLLIGFALTDGFDMGSMALMPFVGKTDSERRAAINTIAPHWDGNQVWFITAGGALFAAWPMVYAVAFSGMYWALLLVLFALFLRPVGFDYRSKLENTQWRTYWDWGLCIGGAVPALVFGVAFGNLFLGVPFSLDDTLRSQYTGSFFALLNPFALICGIVSLSMLCAHGGAWLMLRTDGNLHNRSAKATQIMAIVFLVCFLAAGAWLLFGNISGYSYATAVNTNAALNPLAKDVVTNANHGWLNNYATYPITMAAPIVAILGALLVIVSAAKHKAAVSFTGTSLMIVGAILTAGFALFPFLLPSSIDPTSSLTMWDAVSSHKTLGVMTVAACIFVPLILIYTSWSYYKMWGVITNKHIEENSHSLY
- a CDS encoding TonB-dependent siderophore receptor, encoding MQHHNLYIAIMFSLFGASATMTWAEDQSEDLKKSDVLPIIHLKADHEASAYTVKKSKSATKLDLSLKETPQSVSVITEQQMKDQNLTSVSGVLDQVPGIYRQSYGATSAWGTGGEYTSYYSRGSKIINFQIDGLLSSPAIEGRSNTALSNIDTAIFENITVVKGATGLLNGSGLPSASVNFNRKHATANAQSSAKLSYGSWNTWRSEIDASQALNESESIRGRVVAAHQQGDSWQKWGDAASTILYGVVDADLSDKTVLSIGTSLSRNESDGQSIHAYANFDAKNILSPMGRKDNSAPRWAYTHTDSLNAFAQLQHEFENRWKLNANYNFATTDTESIYGVIGSNTSGVYKMQDGKRVQVIGADGKPVYYTDYEKNTSTVTAGYQHTKPVEHSVDLGVTGPYQLFGREHELMLGANFQDVDQNDPYYNRVMGETGVINIKSWNGYTAQPAGLYTASSAGNSVLQFRQYGGYLATRLNLLDYLKVILGGRVSSIDYYAESGNKNSGTKIKIDDQFTPYAGIVFDVTPDWAVYASYTSIFSPQANKDYQMKLLDPKQGDSYELGVKGELFAGRVNTSLALFQSNMDNVAVDAGKYATSEEVPGAVAGTTYYRSAKGAKTKGFEAAISGEVLPNLNLNGGYTYSETKEKGDRINTDIPKDQFKLFATYKFSGDLDKLSVGAGVTWQSKIYNSYDMDGFARDSNGQKAFTLVDAMAKYELSPDLTVGLNLNNITDKSYRLNTSNQTFGAPRNVTGSVSFKF
- a CDS encoding cytochrome ubiquinol oxidase subunit I → MISESVVDLSRFQFAMTAMYHFLFVPLTLGLAFILAIMETTYVISGKEIYKDMTKFWGKLFGINFALGVTTGLTMEFQFGTNWAYYSHYVGDIFGAPLAIEGLMAFFLESTFIGLFFFGWDRLSKVQHLGVTWLVAIGSNMSALWILIANGWMQNPVGAAFNYETMRMELVDFGALIFNPVAQVKFVHTVSAGYVTGAIFVLAISSYYLLKKRDLPFARRSFAIAAIFGLASTLSVILLGDESGYELGDVQKTKLAAIEAEWHTEPAPAAFTLFGLPNQQEMRTDYAIKIPYVMGIIATRSTDKEVTGLRDLMKEHEVRIRNGMVAYSELEKLRAGDRSPELLASFEKNQKDLGYGLLLKKYSPNVVDATEEHIQAATKDTIPNVAALFFSFRAMVASGFLMLLLFLFATWAVAKRNAEDKPWLLKFALFALPLPWIAAQTGWYVAEGGRQPWSIGEILPTHLSASSVSAGDVWGSIIALAAFYTVLLIIEMYLMIKFARLGPSSLHTGKYHFEKLEAKTGEAQS
- the cydX gene encoding cytochrome bd-I oxidase subunit CydX, yielding MWYFAWILGVLMACFAGVLSALYIEHHQDLDEE
- a CDS encoding cyd operon YbgE family protein, encoding MAEAMTTPKNSKAQVLAMTISFLLALPLAAILLVHPSLMLDANGHYNHSLLMLVMIGISGGFVHGVGFIPRFWLWKWLFSPYIAWPLMVLGYFIWIGN